In a genomic window of Macaca nemestrina isolate mMacNem1 chromosome 18, mMacNem.hap1, whole genome shotgun sequence:
- the LOC105488862 gene encoding ankyrin repeat domain-containing protein 11 isoform X3, translated as MGSRRTRTQMPPAQSLLWCCKAGTLLEAPWHEMEVPRSKKKEKQGPERKRIKKEPVTRKAGLLFGMGLSGIRAGYPLSERQQVALLMQMTAEESANSPVDTTPKHPSQSTVCQKGTPNSASKTKDKVNKRNERGETRLHRAAIRGDARRIKELISEGADVNVKDFAGWTALHEACNRGYYDVAKQLLAAGAEVNTKGLDDDTPLHDAANNGHYKVVKLLLRYGGNPQQSNRKGETPLKVANSPTMVNLLLGKGTYTSSEESSTAESSEEEDAPSFAPSSSVDGNNTDSEFEKGLKHKAKNPEPQKATAPVKDEYEFDEDDEQDRVPPVDDKHLLKKDYRKETKSNSFISIPKMEVKSYTKNNTIAPKKASHRILSDTSDEEDASVTVGTGEKLRLSAHTILPGSKTREPSNAKQQKEKNKIKKKRKKETKGREVRFGKRNDKFCSSESESESSESGEDDRDSLGSSSCLKGSPLVLKDPSLFSSLSASSTSSHGSSAAQKQNPNHTDQHTKHWRTDNWKTISSPAWSEVSSLSDSTRTRLTSESDCSSEGSSVESLKPVRKRQEHRKRASLSEKKSPFLSSTEGAVPKLDKEGKVVKKHKTKHKHKNKEKGQCPISQELKLKSFTYEYEDSRQKSDKAILLENDLSTENKLKVLKHDRDHFKKEEKLSKMKLEEKEWLFKDEKSLKRIKDMNKDISRAFREEKDRSSKAEKEKSLKEKSPKEEKPRLYKEERKKKSKDRPSKLEKKNDLKEDKISKEKEKTFKEDKEKLKKEKVYREDSAFDEYCNKNQFLENEDTKFSLSDDQRDRWFSDLSDSSFDFKGEDSWDSPVTDYRDMKSDSVAKLILETVKEDSKERKRDTRAREKRDYREPFFRKKDRDYLDKNSEKRKDQTEKHKSVPSYLSEKDKKRRESAEAGRDRKDALESCKERRDGRAKPEEAYREELKECGCESGFKDKPDCDFGKGLEPWERHHPAREKEKKDGPDKERKEKTKPEKYKEKSSDKDKSEKSILDKCQKDKEFDKCFKEKKDTKEKHKDTHGKDKERKASLDQGKEKKEKAFPGIISEDFSEKKDDKKGKEKSWYIADIFTDESEDDRDSYIGSGCKTGEASDSLRMDGLQEKEEGREACASDRHRKASDKQHPERQKDKEPKDKRKDRGAADGGRDKKEKVFDKHKEKKDKESTEKYKDRKDRASVDSTQDKKSKQKLPEKAEKKHTAEDKAKSKHKEKSDKEHSKERKSSRSADTEKSLLEKLEEEALHEYREDSNDKISEVSSDSFTDRGQEPGLTAFLEVSFTEPPGDDKPRESACLPEKLKEKERHRHSSSSSKKSHDRERAKKEKAEKKEKGEDYKESGSRKDSSQYEKDLEAEAYGVSYNMKADIEDELDKTIELFSTEKKDKNDSEREPSKKIEKELKPYGSSAINILKEKKKREKHREKWRDEKERHRDRHVDGLLRHHRDEQKPATRDKDSPPRALKEKSRDEGPRLGDAKLKEKFRDSAEKEKGEPVKMSNGNDKVTPSRDPGKKDARPREKLLGDGDLMMTSFERMLSQKDLEIEERHKRHKERMKQMEKLRHRSGDPKLKEKAKLADDGRKKGLDIPAKKPPGLDPPFKDKKLKESTPIPPAAENKLHPGSGADSKDWLAGPHIKEVLPASPRPDQSRPTGVPTPTSVLSCPSYEEVMHTPRTPSCSADDYADLVFDCTDSQHSTPVPTAPTSACSPSFFDRFSVASTGLSENASQAPARPLSTNLYRSVSVDIRRTPEEEFSVGDKLFRQQSVPAASSYDSPVPHSMEDRAPLPPVPAEKFACLSPGYYSPDYGLPSPKVDALHCPPAAVVTVTPSPEGVFSSLQAKPSPSPRAELLVPSLEGALPPDLDATEDQQATAAIIPPEPSYLETLDEGPFSAVITEEPVEWAHPTEQALASSLIGSASENPVSWPVGSDLLLKSPQRFPESPKHFCPADALHSAAPGPFSASEAPYPAPPASPAPYTLPVAEPGLEDVKDGVEAVPATIATSEAAPYAPPSGLESFFSNCKSLPEAPLDVAPEPACVATVAQVEALGPLENSFLDSGHSLSNLSQVEPVPWADAFAGPEDDLDLGPFSLPELPLQTKDVPDVETEPVEESLAPSGKIPPGAPVVVNGGDVSALVAEEPPALPPDQASTQLPAELEPEPSEEPKLDVALEATVEAEAVPEERAPGDLDSGVEPTPVPPEQRPLGSGDQGAEADGSPATSLCAPDGPPMDTVAQAQAVDSAGPQDNTEASRAATPAEGPPGGIQPEATEPEPKPTAEAPKAPRVEEIPQRMTRNRAQMLANQSKQGTPPSEKECTSTPAPATRAKARGSEEDDAQAQHPRKRRFQRSTQQLQQQLNTSTQQTREVIQQTLAAIVDAIKLDAIEPYHSDRANPYFEYLQIRKKIEEKRKILCCITPQAPQCYAEYVTYTGSYLLDGKPLSKLHIPVIAPPPSLAEPLKELFRQQEAVRGKLRLQHSIEREKLIVSCEQEILRVHCRAARTIANQAVPFSACTMLLDSEVYNMPLESQGDENKSVRDRFNARQFISWLQDVDDKYDRMKTCLLMRQQHEAAALNAVQRMEWQLKVQELDPAGHKSLCVNEVPSFYVPMVDVNDDFVLLPA; from the exons ATGGGGAGCAGAAGGACTCGGACACAG ATGCCTCCAGCCCAGTCCCTGTTGTGGTGCTGCAAGGCTGGTACGCTCCTCGAAGCACCATGGCATGAGATGGAGGTTCCTAGAAGCAAGAAGAAAG AGAAGCAGGGCCCTGAGCGGAAGAGGATTAAGAAGGAGCCTGTCACCCGGAAGGCCGGGCTGCTCTTTGGCATGGGGCTGTCTGGAATCCGAGCTGGCTACCCGCTCTCCGAGCGCCAGCAGGTGGCCCTTCTCATGCAGATGACAGCCGAGGAGTCTGCCAACAGCCCAG TGGACACAACACCAAAGCACCCCTCCCAGTCTACAGTGTGTCAGAAGGGAACGCccaactctgcctcaaaaaccaaAGATAAAGTGAACAAGAGAAACGAGCGTGGAGAGACCCGCCTGCACCGAGCGGCCATCCGCGGGGACGCCCGGCGCATCAAAGAGCTCATCAGCGAGGGGGCGGACGTCAACGTCAAGGACTTCGCAG GCTGGACGGCGCTGCACGAGGCCTGTAACCGGGGCTACTATGACGTTGCGAAGCAGCTGCTGGCCGCAGGTGCGGAGGTGAACACCAAGGGCCTGGATGACGACACGCCTTTGCACGACGCTGCCAACAACGGGCACTACAAG GTGGTGAAACTGCTGCTGCGGTACGGAGGGAACCCGCAGCAGAGCAACAGGAAAGGCGAGACGCCGCTGAAAGTGGCCAACTCCCCCACGATGGTGAACCTCCTGTTAGGCAAAGGCACTTACACTTCCAGCGAGGAGAGCTCGACGG cAGAAAGCTCAGAAGAGGAGGACGCCCCGTCCTTCGCACCTTCCAGTTCCGTCGATGGCAACAACACGGACTCCGAGTTCGAAAAAGGCCTCAAGCACAAGGCCAAGAACCCAGAGCCGCAGAAGGCCACAGCCCCCGTCAAGGATGAGTATGAGTTTGACGAGGACGATGAGCAGGACAGGGTTCCTCCGGTGGACGACAAGCACCTGTTGAAAAAGGACTACAGAAAAGAAACGAAATCCAATAGTTTTATCTCTATACCCAAAATGGAGGTTAAAAGTTACACTAAAAATAACACGATTGCACCAAAGAAAGCGTCCCATCGTATCCTGTCAGACACGTCGGACGAGGAGGACGCGAGTGTCACCGTGGGGACAGGAGAGAAGCTGAGACTCTCGGCACATACGATATTGCCTGGTAGTAAGACACGAGAGCCTTCTAATGCCAagcagcagaaggaaaaaaataaaattaaaaagaagcgaaagaaagaaacaaaaggcagagAGGTTCGCTTTGGAAAGCGGAATGACAAGTTCTGTTCCTCGGAGTCGGAGAGTGAGTCCTCAGAGAGTGGGGAGGACGACAGGGACTCCCTGGGGAGCTCCAGCTGCCTCAAGGGGTCCCCGCTGGTGCTGAAGGACCCCTCCCTGTTCAGCTCCCTGTCCGCCTCCTCCACCTCGTCCCACGGGAGCTCTGCCGCCCAGAAGCAGAACCCCAACCACACAGACCAGCACACCAAGCACTGGCGGACAGACAACTGGAAAACCATTTCTTCCCCAGCTTGGTCAGAGGTCAGTTCTTTATCAGACTCCACAAGGACGAGACTGACAAGCGAGTCTGACTGCTCCTCTGAGGGCTCCAGTGTGGAATCGCTGAAGCCagtgaggaagaggcaggagcaCAGGAAGCGAGCCTCGCTGTCAGAGAAGAAGAGCCCCTTCCTCTCCAGCACGGAGGGCGCCGTCCCCAAACTGGACAAGGAGGGAAAGGTtgtcaaaaaacataaaacaaaacacaaacacaaaaacaaggaGAAGGGACAGTGCCCCATCAGCCAGGAGCTGAAGCTGAAAAGTTTCACTTACGAATACGAGGACTCCAGGCAGAAGTCGGATAAGGCTATACTTCTAGAGAATGATCTTTCCACTGAAAACAAGCTGAAAGTGTTAAAGCATGATCGTGAccactttaaaaaagaagagaaactcagcaaaatgaaattagaagaaaaagaatggctctttaaagatgaaaaatcacTGAAGAGAATCAAAGACATGAACAAAGACATCAGCAGGGCTTTCCGAGAAGAGAAAGACCGTTCGAGTAAGGCAGAAAAGGAGAAATCGCTAAAGGAAAAGTCTCCGAAAGAAGAAAAACCGAGACTGTacaaagaggagagaaagaagaagtcaAAAGACCGGCCCTCAAAATTAGAGAAGAAGAATGATTTAAAAGAGGACAAAATTtccaaagagaaggagaagactttcaaagaagataaagaaaaactcaaaaaagaaaaggtttataGGGAAGATTCTGCTTTTGACGAATATTGTAACAAAAATCAGTTTCTGGAGAACGAAGACACCAAATTTAGCCTTTCTGACGATCAACGAGATCGGTGGTTTTCTGACTTGTCCGATTCATCCTTTGATTTCAAAGGGGAGGACAGCTGGGACTCGCCAGTGACAGACTACAGGGACATGAAGAGCGACTCTGTGGCCAAGCTCATCTTGGAGACGGTGAAGGAGGACAGCAAGGAAAGGAAGCGGGACACCCGGGCCCGGGAGAAGCGAGACTACAGAGAGCCCTTCTTCCGAAAGAAGGACAGGGACTATTTGGATAAAAACTCTGAGAAGAGGAAAGACCAGACTGAAAAGCATAAAAGTGTCCCCAGCTACCTTTCGGAAAAGGACAAGAAGAGGAGAGAGTCCGCAGAGGCGGGTCGGGACAGAAAGGACGCGCTGGAGAGCTGCAaggagcgcagggatggcaggGCCAAGCCGGAGGAGGCATACCGGGAGGAGCTGAAGGAGTGTGGCTGTGAGAGTGGCTTCAAGGACAAGCCCGACTGTGACTTTGGGAAGGGCCTGGAGCCATGGGAACGGCACCACCCAGCacgagagaaggagaagaaggatggCCCCgataaggaaaggaaggagaaaacaaaaccagaaaaatacaaagagaagtcCAGTGACAAGGACAAAAGTGAGAAATCGATCCTTGACAAGTGTCAGAAGGACAAAGAatttgataaatgttttaaagagaaaaaagataccaaggaaaaacataaagacacacatggcaaagacaaagaaaggaaagcGTCTCTGGAccaagggaaagagaagaaggagaaggctTTCCCTGGGATCATCTCCGAAGacttctctgaaaaaaaagatgacaagaaaggcaaagagaaaagctGGTACATCGCAGACATCTTCACAGACGAGAGTGAAGACGACAGGGACAGCTACATAGGGAGCGGGTGCAAGACGGGAGAGGCCAGCGACTCACTGAGGATGGACGGCCtccaggagaaggaggaggggcgGGAGGCCTGTGCCTCCGACAGACACAGGAAGGCTTCTGACAAGCAGCACCCCGAGAGGCAGAAGGACAAGGAACCCAAAGACAAGAGAAAGGACAGAGGAGCTGCCGACGGGGGgagagacaaaaaagagaaagtcttCGACAAGCACAAGGAGAAGAAGGATAAAGAGTCCACAGAAAAGTATAAGGACAGGAAGGACAGAGCCTCAGTGGACTCCACACAAGACAAGAAAAGTAAACAGAAGCTCCCTGAGAAGGCTGAAAAGAAGCACACTGCTGAAGACAAGgccaaaagcaaacacaaagagAAGTCAGACAAAGAACATTCCAAGGAGAGGAAGTCCTCGAGAAGTGCCGACACGGAAAAAAGCCTGCTTGAAAAGTTGGAAGAAGAGGCTCTCCATGAGTACAGAGAAGACTCCAATGATAAAATCAGTGAGGTCTCCTCTGACAGCTTCACGGACCGAGGGCAGGAGCCGGGGCTGACTGCCTTCCTGGAGGTCTCCTTCACAGAGCCACCCGGAGACGACAAGCCGAGGGAGAGCGCCTGCCTCCCTGAGAAgctgaaagagaaggagaggcaCAGACACTCCTCATCCTCGTCCAAGAAGAGCCACGACCGAGAGAGAGCCAAGAAAGAGAAGGccgagaagaaagagaagggcgAAGATTACAAGGAGAGCGGTAGCAGGAAGGACTCCAGCCAGTACGAAAAGGACTTGGAGGCGGAGGCTTACGGAGTTTCCTACAACATGAAAGCTGACATAGAAGATGAGCTAGATAAAACCATTGAACTGTTTTCTAccgaaaaaaaagataaaaatgattcCGAGAGAGAACCttccaagaaaatagaaaaggaactAAAGCCTTATGGATCTAGTGCCATCAACATCctcaaagagaagaagaagagagagaaacacagGGAGAAATGGAGAGACGAGAAGGAGAGGCACCGAGACAGGCATGTGGACGGCCTCCTGCGGCACCACAGGGATGAGCAGAAGCCCGCCACCAGGGACAAGGACAGCCCGCCCCGCGCACTCAAAGAGAAGTCCAGGGACGAGGGCCCGAGGCTCGGCGACGCCAAACTGAAGGAGAAATTCAGGGACAGTGCAGAGAAGGAAAAGGGCGAGCCAGTGAAGATGAGTAACGGGAACGATAAGGTAACGCCATCCAGAGACCCAGGCAAGAAAGACGCCAGGCCCAGGGAGAAGCTCCTGGGGGACGGCGACCTGATGATGACCAGCTTTGAGAGGATGCTCTCCCAGAAGGACCTGGAGATCGAGGAGCGCCACAAGCGGCACAAGGAGAGGATGAAGCAGATGGAGAAGCTTAGGCACCGGTCCGGAGACCCCAAGCTCAAGGAGAAGGCGAAGCTGGCAGACGACGGGCGGAAGAAGGGTCTAGACATTCCTGCTAAGAAACCGCCGGGCCTGGACCCTCCGTTTAAAGACAAAAAGCTCAAAGAGTCGACTCCTATTCCACCTGCTGCCGAAAATAAGCTACACCCAGGATCAGGTGCAGACTCCAAAGACTGGCTCGCAGGCCCTCACATAAAGGAGGTCCTGCCTGCGTCTCCCAGGCCTGACCAGAGCCGGCCAACTGGCGTGCCCACCCCTACGTCGGTGCTGTCCTGCCCCAGCTACGAGGAGGTGATGCACACGCCCAGGACCCCGTCCTGCAGTGCCGATGACTACGCGGACCTCGTGTTTGACTGCACCGACTCCCAGCACTCCACACCTGTGCCCACCGCTCCCACCAGCGCCTGCTCCCCGTCCTTTTTCGACAGGTTCTCCGTGGCTTCCACTGGGCTTTCGGAAAACGCCAGCCAGGCTCCTGCAAGGCCTCTCTCCACAAACCTTTACCGCTCGGTCTCTGTCGACATTAGGAGGACCCCTGAGGAGGAATTCAGCGTCGGAGACAAGCTTTTCAGGCAGCAGAGCGTTCCTGCTGCCTCCAGCTACGACTCTCCCGTGCCACACTCGATGGAAGACAGGGCGCCCCTGCCCCCAGTTCCCGCGGAGAAGTTTGCCTGCTTGTCCCCAGGGTACTACTCCCCAGACTATGGCCTCCCCTCGCCCAAAGTCGATGCTCTGCACTGCCCGCCGGCCGCCGTTGTCACCGTCACCCCCTCTCCAGAGGGCGTCTTCTCAAGTTTACAAGCAaagccttccccttcccccagagCTGAGCTGCTGGTTCCTTCCCTGGAAGGGGCCCTTCCCCCGGACCTGGACGCCACCGAGGACCAGCAGGCCACAGCCGCCATCATCCCTCCAGAGCCCAGCTACCTGGAGACGCTGGACGAGGGTCCGTTCAGCGCCGTCATCACCGAGGAGCCTGTCGAGTGGGCTCACCCCACTGAGCAGGCTCTTGCCTCTAGCCTGATCGGGAGCGCCTCCGAAAACCCTGTCAGCTGGCCTGTGGGCTCGGACCTGCTGCTGAAGTCTCCACAGAGGTTCCCCGAGTCCCCAAAACATTTCTGCCCCGCGGACGCCCTCCACTCTGCCGCCCCAGGGCCCTTCAGCGCCTCAGAGGCGCCGTACCCTGCCCCTCCCGCCTCTCCTGCCCCATATACTCTGCCCGTCGCTGAGCCAGGACTGGAGGACGTCAAAGACGGGGTGGAAGCCGTCCCCGCCACCATCGCCACCTCCGAGGCGGCTCCTTACGCCCCTCCCTCCGGGCTGGAGTCCTTCTTCAGCAACTGCAAGTCACTTCCGGAAGCTCCGCTGGACGTGGCCCCTGAGCCCGCCTGTGTAGCCACTGTGGCTCAGGTGGAGGCTCTGGGGCCCCTGGAAAATAGCTTCCTGGACAGCGGCCACAGCCTGTCTAACCTCAGCCAGGTGGAGCCGGTGCCCTGGGCAGATGCCTTCGCCGGCCCCGAGGACGACCTGGACCTGGGGCCCTTCTCCCTGCCGGAGCTTCCCTTGCAGACTAAAGATGTCCCAGACGTTGAAACAGAACCCGTAGAAGAAAGTCTTGCTCCTTCAGGAAAGATCCCTCCGGGGGCCCCCGTGGTCGTAAACGGTGGGGATGTTTCCGCCTTAGTGGCTGAGGAGCCGCCGGCGCTGCCTCCCGACCAGGCCTCCACCCAGCTCCCTGCAGAGCTCGAGCCTGAGCCCTCAGAGGAGCCAAAGCTGGACGTGGCTCTGGAAGCTACAGTGGAGGCAGAGGCGGTGCCGGAAGAGAGGGCCCCTGGGGATCTGGACTCTGGCGTGGAGCCGACGCCCGTCCCCCCGGAACAGCGCCCACTGGGGAGTGGAGACCAGGGGGCCGAGGCTGATGGCTCCCCCGCCACGTCCCTCTGTGCCCCTGACGGCCCCCCCATGGACACTGTGGCACAAGCCCAGGCTGTGGACAGCGCCGGCCCCCAGGACAACACGGAGGCCTCCCGTGCTGCCACCCCAGCCGAAGGCCCTCCCGGCGGCATCCAGCCAGAAGCCACAGAACCAGAACCAAAACCCACCGCCGAAGCCCCGAAGGCCCCCAGAGTGGAGGAGATCCCTCAGCGCATGACCAGGAACCGGGCGCAGATGCTCGCCAACCAGAGCAAGCAGGGCACGCCCCCCTCCGAGAAGGAGTGCAcctccacccctgccccagcCACCAGGGCCAAGGCCCGTGGCTCCGAGGAGGACGACGCCCAGGCCCAGCATCCGCGCAAACGCCGCTTTCAGCGCTCCacccagcagctgcagcagcagctgAACACGTCCACGCAGCAGACGCGGGAGGTGATCCAGCAGACGCTGGCCGCCATTGTGGACGCCATCAAGCTGGATGCCATCGAGCCCTACCACAGCGACAGGGCCAACCCCTACTTCGAATACCTGCAGATCAGGAAGAAGATCGAGGAGAAACGCAAGATCCTGTGCTGCATCACGCCGCAGGCGCCCCAGTGCTACGCAGAGTACGTCACCTACACGGGCTCCTACCTCCTGGACGGCAAGCCGCTCAGCAAGCTCCACATCCCTGTG